One candidate division KSB1 bacterium DNA segment encodes these proteins:
- a CDS encoding tyrosine-type recombinase/integrase → MSPTLPELLADFLLDISARKRRSGHTIAAYGSDIRQLIEHVRKDAPDLGAERLSVSAIRGHLQELALSGLARASIERKRAAISEFAKYLVRAGRLRENPTTRLGRARSSRKLPQVYSQAQVAAVLDRAGDSDFPAVRTRALLEFLYGSGLRISELLSLRTLDVDPRQGTVRVTGKGSKPRVVPLSRAALAAFADYVTARTKHVSALPAGAPEALWLSDRGKPLTRFRAYRIVRDALAALYGDRSSPHVLRHCFATHLLERGADLRAVQELLGHSSLGTTQKYTHVTAERLKLVHEQAHPHGEKLR, encoded by the coding sequence GTGAGTCCGACACTGCCGGAATTGCTGGCCGATTTCCTGTTGGACATTTCCGCGCGGAAGCGTCGGTCAGGGCACACGATCGCGGCGTACGGGAGCGACATTCGCCAGCTCATTGAGCACGTGCGGAAGGATGCGCCCGATTTGGGCGCGGAGCGTCTGAGCGTTTCCGCGATCCGCGGACACTTGCAGGAACTGGCCCTTTCCGGTTTAGCGCGCGCGTCAATTGAGCGCAAGCGCGCGGCGATTTCGGAGTTCGCGAAATATCTTGTGCGCGCCGGCCGGTTGCGCGAGAATCCGACCACGCGGCTGGGCCGGGCGCGGAGCTCGCGCAAGCTCCCGCAGGTTTACAGCCAGGCGCAGGTCGCCGCCGTGCTCGACCGGGCCGGCGACTCCGACTTTCCGGCGGTTCGCACGCGAGCTCTGTTGGAGTTCTTGTACGGTTCGGGCCTGCGGATTTCCGAGTTGTTGTCCTTGCGAACTCTGGATGTCGATCCTCGGCAAGGGACCGTTCGCGTGACCGGCAAGGGCTCCAAACCGCGTGTGGTCCCGCTGTCGCGGGCGGCGCTGGCGGCATTTGCCGACTACGTGACGGCGCGCACCAAGCACGTATCCGCGCTTCCGGCGGGTGCGCCGGAGGCGCTCTGGTTGTCCGATCGGGGCAAACCGTTGACCCGGTTTCGCGCCTACCGCATCGTTCGAGACGCGCTGGCCGCGTTGTACGGCGACCGGTCTTCGCCTCACGTGTTGCGTCATTGTTTTGCCACACATTTACTGGAACGCGGTGCGGATCTGCGCGCGGTCCAGGAATTGCTGGGGCACAGTTC
- the topA gene encoding type I DNA topoisomerase yields the protein MPKPGSSTSKTSKPKKRPADVKPKSPAPASAKRSSTKRPTPAKPTAAAKKAAASPRGRTRATASREKLLPSVSSTASKLVIVESPAKAKTLRGYLGPDYLVQASVGHVRDLPQKRLGVDLESDFEPEYEIITGKEDVVELLRRNASSMKSIFLATDPDREGEAIAFHVAHLIGGSTKRFQRVLFNEITKDAVQRALAKPGEIDLAKVDAQQARRVLDRLVGYLVSPLLQKIIARGLSAGRVQSVALRLICEREAEIRAFVAQEYWTIDAHLLTAKREAFVARLARIKGEKAEVADDKTAKQIVAAAAKHPFKLSDLATKPRKSSPSAPYTTSTLQQDAARRLGYSNDRTMRVAQSLYEGVDVGKEGSVGLITYMRTDSTRCAPEAIAAVREFIGSGFGADYVPAKPRQYVTKKSAQDAHEAIRPTDVMRDPAKVKRYLDADQFKLYELIWKRFVASQMADAKFDVTTAVLVSGIYEFQASGRRVIFPGHLAAMAEFVEEKNGDEAEQLAEHLSRELPPLEVGKTYALDKLDPQQHFTQPPPRYNAGSLVKTLDELAIGRPSTYASIISVLVKRKYIDQKERRFHPTTLGETVSKLLVAQFPDVFNVSFTAQMEEELDEIENDGVAWRKVVKDFYGPFRKNLDKVTKRKDELKKATTEQTDKKCPDCGSPLVVKWGRSGQFLGCSAYPECKHTQPLDGDQAPKAPDKECPKCGKPMAVKRGRFGWFYGCTGYPDCRTILPLEDKESVPCPRDGCGGQVSMRRSKRGKSFWGCSKYPECDFVSWNKPVRENCPNCGNTYMEDKTLKTGRIFHCPKCKHKIEVATEQA from the coding sequence ATGCCGAAGCCCGGATCCTCCACGTCTAAGACCTCGAAACCGAAGAAACGCCCGGCCGACGTCAAACCGAAGTCGCCCGCTCCTGCCTCGGCGAAGCGATCGTCCACCAAGCGACCGACACCGGCGAAACCGACGGCGGCGGCGAAGAAGGCGGCGGCGTCGCCTCGCGGCCGCACTCGGGCGACGGCTTCGCGAGAAAAGCTGCTGCCCAGCGTATCCTCGACCGCGAGCAAACTCGTGATCGTGGAGTCCCCGGCGAAAGCGAAAACCCTGCGCGGCTATCTGGGTCCGGACTACTTGGTGCAGGCCTCGGTGGGTCACGTGCGTGATCTTCCGCAGAAGCGGCTGGGCGTGGATCTGGAGTCGGATTTCGAGCCGGAATACGAAATTATCACCGGCAAGGAGGACGTCGTCGAGCTGCTGCGGCGCAACGCGAGTTCGATGAAGAGCATCTTTCTCGCGACTGACCCTGATCGCGAGGGCGAAGCGATTGCATTTCACGTCGCGCACTTGATCGGCGGATCGACCAAGCGGTTTCAGCGGGTGTTGTTCAACGAGATTACGAAGGACGCGGTGCAACGCGCGCTGGCGAAGCCGGGCGAAATCGACTTGGCCAAGGTTGACGCGCAGCAGGCGCGTCGCGTGCTGGATCGTCTGGTGGGCTACCTGGTATCGCCGCTGTTGCAGAAGATCATCGCGCGCGGGCTATCGGCGGGGCGGGTGCAGTCGGTGGCGCTGCGGTTGATCTGCGAGCGCGAAGCCGAGATTCGCGCGTTTGTGGCGCAGGAATACTGGACGATCGACGCGCATCTCCTGACTGCGAAGCGCGAGGCGTTTGTCGCGCGGCTCGCGCGGATCAAAGGCGAGAAGGCGGAAGTCGCGGACGATAAGACGGCGAAGCAGATTGTCGCGGCGGCGGCGAAGCATCCGTTCAAGCTCAGCGATCTGGCGACGAAACCGCGCAAGTCCTCGCCGTCCGCGCCGTACACGACGTCCACGTTGCAGCAGGATGCCGCGCGGCGGCTGGGTTATTCCAATGACCGCACGATGCGCGTGGCGCAATCGTTGTACGAAGGCGTGGACGTGGGCAAGGAGGGCAGCGTCGGTCTCATCACGTACATGCGAACGGACTCGACGCGGTGCGCGCCCGAGGCGATTGCGGCGGTTCGCGAGTTCATCGGCAGCGGGTTCGGCGCGGACTATGTTCCGGCCAAGCCGCGTCAATATGTAACCAAGAAGTCCGCGCAGGACGCGCATGAGGCGATTCGGCCGACGGATGTGATGCGCGACCCGGCGAAAGTCAAGCGCTATCTGGATGCCGATCAATTCAAGCTGTATGAATTGATCTGGAAGCGATTTGTCGCGTCGCAGATGGCGGACGCGAAGTTTGACGTGACGACCGCGGTGCTGGTTTCCGGCATCTACGAATTTCAGGCGAGCGGACGGCGCGTGATATTTCCGGGGCATTTGGCGGCGATGGCCGAGTTCGTGGAAGAGAAGAACGGTGACGAGGCCGAGCAGTTGGCGGAGCATCTCTCGCGCGAACTGCCGCCGCTCGAAGTCGGCAAGACCTACGCTCTGGACAAGCTCGATCCGCAGCAGCACTTCACGCAGCCGCCGCCGCGCTATAACGCCGGCTCGCTGGTGAAGACGCTTGACGAGCTGGCGATCGGCCGCCCCTCCACGTACGCGAGCATCATCTCGGTGTTGGTGAAGCGAAAGTACATTGACCAGAAGGAGCGGCGGTTTCATCCGACGACGTTGGGTGAAACGGTGAGCAAGCTGCTGGTTGCGCAGTTTCCCGACGTTTTCAATGTCAGCTTCACGGCGCAGATGGAAGAAGAGCTGGACGAGATCGAGAATGACGGAGTGGCCTGGCGCAAGGTGGTCAAGGATTTTTACGGGCCGTTCCGCAAGAATCTCGACAAAGTCACGAAGCGCAAGGACGAGTTGAAGAAAGCGACGACTGAACAGACCGACAAGAAGTGTCCCGATTGCGGCTCGCCGTTAGTGGTCAAGTGGGGTCGCTCGGGTCAGTTCCTCGGTTGCTCGGCCTATCCGGAATGCAAGCACACGCAGCCGCTGGACGGCGACCAGGCGCCAAAAGCGCCGGACAAGGAATGTCCGAAGTGCGGGAAGCCGATGGCCGTCAAGCGCGGTCGATTCGGCTGGTTTTACGGTTGTACGGGCTACCCGGACTGTCGGACGATCCTGCCGCTTGAAGACAAGGAGTCGGTGCCGTGTCCACGCGACGGTTGCGGGGGGCAGGTCAGTATGCGGCGATCGAAGCGGGGGAAGTCGTTCTGGGGATGTTCGAAGTATCCCGAATGTGATTTTGTCTCCTGGAACAAGCCGGTGCGAGAGAATTGTCCGAATTGCGGCAATACCTATATGGAAGACAAGACGCTCAAGACGGGCCGGATCTTCCACTGCCCGAAGTGCAAGCACAAGATTGAGGTTGCCACCGAGCAAGCGTGA
- a CDS encoding DUF494 family protein, translating to MDQRIVEILMYVIGEIQSRRIRIDEIDGISDELMQRGFSQREVATAFSLFAERLYRDPNRYQNGSPASPHAHRVLHEVERQYLSTEALGYVLQLVHLGILGYVDVEEIIERCMLMGNLNVGEDEMKMVVASHLLEKEPLLGESGSVMSFRPWPEHIH from the coding sequence ATGGATCAACGAATTGTAGAGATTTTGATGTATGTGATTGGCGAGATACAGTCTCGCCGGATCCGAATAGATGAGATCGACGGGATATCGGATGAGTTGATGCAGCGCGGGTTTTCGCAGCGCGAGGTAGCCACGGCTTTCTCACTGTTTGCGGAGCGGCTGTATCGAGATCCTAATCGTTATCAGAACGGAAGTCCGGCCAGTCCGCACGCCCATCGTGTACTTCACGAGGTGGAACGGCAGTATTTGAGCACCGAGGCGCTGGGATATGTCCTTCAGCTTGTTCATCTTGGGATTCTCGGATATGTTGACGTCGAGGAAATCATCGAGCGTTGCATGTTGATGGGGAACTTGAACGTTGGCGAGGACGAGATGAAGATGGTGGTTGCCTCGCATTTGCTGGAGAAGGAGCCTTTGTTGGGCGAGTCGGGTTCGGTAATGAGCTTTCGCCCTTGGCCTGAGCACATTCACTGA
- the secA gene encoding preprotein translocase subunit SecA, whose product MFDRLLAKVFGTKHNRAAKKLNPLVGEINAYEEEYQSLTEEQLRAKTSEFRARLQDGETVDDLLPEAFAAVKNACRKLLGREFEVRGQYMKWEMLPYDVQLMGGVVLHQGKIAEMATGEGKTLVATFPLYLNALAGQGAWLVTVNDYLAQRDAEWMGQIYRMLGLTVGVIVSELPPPVRRAQYACDITYGTNNEFGFDYLRDNMALSMDEVVQRGHFYAIVDEVDSVLIDEARTPLIISGPVAQSTQKFDEMKSSVDQLVRLQSQTITRLADEVEAELAKGDKVDEWEAGRKLLAGFRGFPKHKRLMKLFQEPSNIRLRQRVENDLLRDKKMHELDEELYFSIDERSHQIDLTDRGRHQLTLYHGGDPDLFILPDLADEFAKLDADARRSAAERAAEKAKWQELYAHRSERVQNVSQLLRAYALYEKDVEYVVQDGKVLIVDEFTGRILAGRRYSDGLHQAIEAKEGVHIERETQTIATITLQNFFRLFKKLAGMTGTAETEEAEFYSIYKLEVSVIPTHEQVRRLDDDDLVYRTKREKYNAVVETIAELHERRQPVLVGTTSVDVSEVISRMLKRKNVPHNVLNAKQHQREAEIIAGAGQPGAVTIATNMAGRGTDIKLGQGVVQWTGERGDKSKAEGGLFILGTERHESRRIDRQLRGRAGRQGDPGTSQFYLSLEDDLMRLFGSDRIARVMDRLGAKEGEVITHSLITNAIGRAQQRVEGYNFSIRKHLLEYDDVMNQQRTVVYARRNVALRGEDPTSLVGEMIDDCVDYLLEKHRDPENVKELNPDALADSVMRTFLIDLSGDSSWRALSEDQLRPLILEQVERARELRTQFLGDEMFKGLQRFAILRVIDVKWRDHLYAMDGLKEGVSLRAFGQKDPLIEYKKEGFDLFQAMLDEVNAEALRIIFSWAPPTSEQPLQQTQAGAARRVSQTPVLTYSHADSAGLAYAKAVHGADRDASTMAPDGPSRAPAAGKQQPVRVEPTVGRNDLCPCGSGKKYKKCHGATVPNQP is encoded by the coding sequence ATGTTTGACAGACTGTTAGCCAAGGTTTTCGGGACGAAGCACAACCGGGCGGCCAAGAAACTGAATCCGCTGGTGGGCGAGATCAACGCCTACGAGGAGGAGTATCAGTCCCTGACCGAGGAGCAGTTGCGCGCGAAGACGTCCGAGTTTCGCGCCCGCTTGCAGGATGGCGAGACGGTTGACGACCTGTTGCCGGAGGCCTTCGCGGCGGTCAAGAACGCGTGTCGGAAGTTGCTGGGGCGTGAGTTCGAAGTTCGCGGTCAGTATATGAAGTGGGAGATGCTGCCCTACGATGTGCAACTCATGGGCGGTGTCGTGCTGCATCAGGGCAAGATCGCGGAGATGGCCACGGGGGAGGGGAAGACACTGGTGGCGACGTTCCCGCTGTACCTGAACGCGTTGGCGGGTCAGGGGGCGTGGCTGGTGACGGTGAACGATTATCTCGCGCAGCGTGACGCGGAGTGGATGGGGCAGATTTACCGCATGCTGGGGCTGACGGTCGGAGTGATCGTTTCGGAGTTGCCGCCGCCGGTCCGCCGCGCGCAGTACGCCTGCGATATCACCTACGGCACGAACAACGAGTTTGGCTTCGACTATTTGCGCGACAACATGGCGCTGTCGATGGACGAAGTGGTGCAGCGCGGTCATTTCTATGCGATCGTGGACGAGGTGGATAGTGTCTTGATCGACGAGGCGCGCACGCCGTTGATCATATCGGGCCCCGTCGCGCAGTCCACGCAGAAGTTCGACGAGATGAAGTCGTCGGTGGATCAGCTGGTGCGGCTGCAATCGCAGACGATCACCCGGTTGGCCGATGAGGTCGAGGCGGAACTTGCCAAGGGCGACAAGGTTGACGAGTGGGAGGCCGGGCGCAAGCTGTTGGCGGGATTTCGCGGCTTTCCGAAGCACAAGCGCTTGATGAAGCTCTTTCAGGAGCCGTCCAACATTCGCCTGCGGCAACGGGTGGAGAATGACTTGCTCCGCGACAAGAAGATGCACGAACTCGACGAGGAGCTGTACTTCTCGATCGACGAGCGGTCGCATCAGATTGACCTGACGGACCGCGGGCGGCATCAGCTCACGCTCTATCACGGCGGCGATCCCGACCTGTTTATTTTGCCTGATCTGGCGGACGAATTCGCGAAACTCGACGCGGACGCGCGCCGCAGCGCGGCGGAGCGGGCGGCGGAGAAGGCGAAGTGGCAGGAGCTGTACGCTCATCGCAGCGAGCGAGTGCAGAATGTGTCGCAGCTGCTGCGCGCCTATGCGCTCTATGAAAAGGACGTGGAGTACGTAGTCCAGGATGGGAAAGTGCTCATCGTGGACGAGTTCACGGGCCGCATTCTGGCCGGTCGTCGTTACAGCGACGGTCTGCATCAGGCGATCGAGGCCAAAGAGGGCGTGCACATCGAGCGTGAGACGCAGACGATTGCGACGATCACGTTGCAGAATTTCTTTCGGTTGTTCAAGAAGCTCGCCGGCATGACCGGCACGGCGGAGACCGAAGAGGCGGAGTTCTATTCGATCTACAAGTTGGAAGTCTCGGTGATTCCGACCCACGAACAGGTCCGGCGGCTGGACGACGACGATCTGGTCTATCGGACGAAGCGTGAGAAGTATAATGCCGTCGTCGAGACGATCGCGGAGTTGCATGAGCGGCGGCAGCCGGTGCTGGTGGGAACCACCTCGGTGGACGTGAGCGAGGTGATTTCGCGGATGCTGAAGCGCAAGAATGTACCGCACAATGTGCTGAACGCCAAGCAGCATCAGCGCGAGGCGGAGATTATCGCGGGCGCGGGGCAGCCGGGTGCGGTCACGATCGCGACGAACATGGCGGGCCGTGGCACGGACATCAAGCTCGGTCAGGGCGTCGTGCAGTGGACCGGCGAGCGGGGCGACAAATCCAAGGCGGAAGGCGGTTTGTTCATTCTGGGCACCGAGCGTCACGAATCGCGGCGCATTGACCGCCAGTTGCGTGGTCGAGCGGGACGTCAGGGCGATCCGGGCACGAGCCAGTTTTACCTCTCGCTCGAAGATGATTTGATGCGGTTGTTCGGCTCCGACCGCATTGCGCGCGTGATGGACCGTTTGGGCGCGAAGGAAGGCGAGGTGATCACGCATTCGCTGATCACGAACGCGATCGGCCGGGCGCAGCAGCGGGTGGAAGGGTACAATTTCTCGATTCGCAAGCATCTGCTGGAATACGACGACGTGATGAACCAGCAGCGTACGGTGGTGTACGCGCGGCGCAATGTCGCACTGCGCGGCGAGGACCCGACTTCGCTGGTCGGGGAGATGATCGACGACTGCGTGGATTATCTGCTGGAAAAGCATCGCGATCCGGAGAACGTCAAGGAGCTCAATCCCGACGCGTTGGCCGACAGCGTGATGCGGACGTTCCTGATCGACCTTTCCGGCGATAGTAGCTGGCGGGCGCTGAGCGAGGATCAATTGCGGCCCCTGATCCTCGAGCAGGTAGAACGCGCGCGGGAGCTGCGAACGCAGTTCCTGGGCGATGAGATGTTCAAGGGCCTGCAGCGGTTCGCGATTCTGCGCGTGATTGACGTGAAATGGCGCGATCACCTCTATGCGATGGATGGCCTGAAGGAGGGGGTCAGCCTCCGCGCATTCGGTCAGAAGGACCCCTTGATCGAGTACAAGAAAGAGGGATTTGACCTCTTTCAGGCGATGCTGGACGAGGTCAATGCTGAGGCGTTGCGGATCATTTTCAGTTGGGCGCCCCCGACGTCGGAACAGCCGCTCCAGCAGACTCAAGCTGGCGCCGCGCGCCGGGTAAGCCAGACTCCGGTCTTGACTTATTCGCATGCGGACTCCGCGGGGTTAGCCTATGCGAAGGCGGTGCATGGCGCGGATCGCGACGCATCAACCATGGCTCCCGACGGGCCGAGCCGCGCTCCGGCCGCCGGCAAGCAGCAGCCGGTTCGAGTCGAACCGACGGTGGGCCGCAATGACCTCTGTCCCTGCGGGAGCGGCAAGAAATACAAGAAATGCCATGGCGCGACCGTGCCCAACCAGCCGTAG
- a CDS encoding metallophosphoesterase family protein, which translates to MRIGIISDIHGNLEALDTVLRRLAAARVDRVYCLGDIVGYGADPNACIERVRSVAQATVLGNHDAALTGHTPVAYFNSYARTAIEWTSRMVSAENLAWLKQIPLTHMEDGILLVHATPKDPAAWNYIHDPAEAAVHFPYLAEYSTAFIGHSHVPARYEERAQGKLIINVGSVGQPRDRDARACCGCYDTETGTFEWIREVYDIQESARKIRAADLPEYLAVRLFLGM; encoded by the coding sequence GTGAGAATCGGGATCATTTCCGATATTCATGGGAATCTGGAGGCGCTTGACACGGTCTTGCGACGGCTGGCCGCGGCGCGAGTTGACCGGGTGTATTGCCTGGGCGATATTGTCGGCTACGGCGCGGATCCGAACGCTTGTATCGAGCGGGTGCGTTCGGTCGCACAGGCCACCGTACTTGGCAACCACGACGCCGCGCTGACGGGACATACGCCGGTAGCCTATTTCAACAGCTACGCGCGCACGGCAATTGAATGGACGAGTCGCATGGTGAGCGCGGAGAATCTGGCGTGGCTGAAGCAGATTCCGCTCACGCATATGGAAGACGGGATACTGCTCGTGCATGCGACGCCGAAGGATCCGGCCGCCTGGAACTATATTCACGACCCGGCGGAGGCGGCGGTTCACTTCCCGTATTTGGCGGAATACAGCACGGCCTTCATTGGGCATTCGCACGTGCCCGCGCGCTATGAAGAACGCGCGCAAGGGAAGTTGATCATCAATGTCGGCTCGGTCGGTCAGCCGCGCGATCGCGACGCGCGCGCGTGTTGCGGCTGTTACGATACGGAGACGGGAACTTTTGAGTGGATCCGGGAAGTTTACGACATTCAGGAGTCGGCGCGGAAGATCCGGGCGGCGGACCTCCCGGAATATTTGGCTGTTAGGTTATTTCTGGGGATGTGA
- the nusB gene encoding transcription antitermination factor NusB — MRTRRAAREWALRILYAHELSHNPIDVCRDEVLANARVDGTLSFCKSLVMRVAEKDEQIDALIGPALEKWDLNRIAVIDHLLLRMGIAEFLYFDDIPFKVTINEYIELAKRYSTAQSGRFVNGILDAVSTGLQKQAKQQAAAAAAAGRP, encoded by the coding sequence ATGAGAACACGCCGCGCTGCTCGCGAGTGGGCGCTTCGCATCCTTTACGCACACGAGCTTTCTCACAATCCGATTGACGTGTGTCGCGACGAGGTCCTGGCCAATGCCCGCGTTGACGGGACGTTGTCGTTCTGCAAGTCGCTGGTGATGCGCGTCGCCGAGAAGGACGAGCAGATTGACGCGCTGATCGGTCCGGCCCTGGAAAAGTGGGATTTGAACCGGATTGCCGTGATCGATCATCTGTTGCTGCGGATGGGGATCGCCGAGTTTCTCTATTTCGACGACATCCCGTTTAAGGTGACGATCAATGAGTACATTGAGTTGGCGAAGCGCTATTCGACCGCCCAGAGCGGCCGGTTCGTGAACGGCATTCTCGATGCCGTGAGTACGGGATTGCAGAAGCAAGCGAAGCAGCAGGCGGCTGCTGCCGCGGCGGCGGGCCGCCCGTGA
- a CDS encoding branched-chain amino acid transaminase: MNGRLVPWHEATVHICVHALHYGSALFEGIRSYKTSKGAAILGLPQHIRRMTDGAKIYRMNIPYTAPQLEQACIDVVRENKMEDAYLRPLVYRGYYALGVHPSDCPIDVSVIPLRWGKYLGAEALDNGVDVCVSSWTRIAPNTLPALAKSIANYANSQLIVMDARSNGYVEGIALDTAGYVSEGSGENVFVIRDGKLVTPPLGNSVLPGITRTIVLHLAKEQGMAVVEGPIPRELLYIADEVFFTGTAAEITPIRSVDRQVIGEGKAGPFTKQLQKAYFELIDGQRPDPIGVLTYI, from the coding sequence ATGAACGGCCGGCTGGTGCCGTGGCACGAGGCGACCGTTCATATTTGTGTCCATGCGCTGCACTATGGTTCGGCCTTGTTTGAGGGTATTCGCTCTTACAAGACGTCCAAGGGGGCGGCGATTCTGGGATTGCCGCAGCACATCCGGCGGATGACGGACGGCGCGAAGATCTATCGCATGAACATCCCGTACACCGCGCCGCAGCTGGAGCAGGCGTGCATCGATGTGGTGCGGGAGAACAAGATGGAAGACGCGTATCTGCGGCCGCTGGTGTACCGCGGGTACTACGCGCTGGGCGTGCATCCGTCCGATTGTCCGATCGACGTGTCGGTGATCCCGTTGCGCTGGGGCAAGTATTTGGGTGCCGAGGCGCTGGATAACGGCGTGGATGTCTGTGTTTCGTCGTGGACGCGGATCGCGCCGAATACGTTGCCGGCGTTGGCGAAGTCGATCGCGAACTACGCGAACTCGCAATTGATCGTGATGGATGCGCGCAGCAACGGTTACGTTGAGGGGATCGCGTTGGACACGGCCGGCTATGTCTCGGAAGGTTCGGGCGAAAATGTGTTCGTCATTCGTGACGGCAAGCTGGTCACGCCGCCGTTGGGCAATTCGGTGCTGCCGGGGATCACGCGCACCATCGTGTTGCACCTGGCGAAAGAGCAGGGGATGGCGGTGGTGGAAGGCCCGATTCCGCGCGAATTGCTCTATATCGCCGACGAAGTGTTTTTCACCGGAACCGCGGCGGAGATTACGCCGATTCGATCGGTGGACCGGCAGGTGATCGGCGAAGGCAAGGCCGGTCCGTTCACGAAGCAGTTGCAGAAGGCCTATTTCGAGTTGATCGACGGGCAGCGTCCCGATCCGATCGGCGTGCTCACCTATATCTAA
- a CDS encoding acyl-CoA dehydrogenase, whose translation MDHLLSEQQLEVKKAIRDFAEAEIRPTVAHRDQTSGYPTEIIRKLGELGFMGVNTPEQLGGAGMDAVTYAIVVEELARVDPAVAVVCSVNNSLVCYGLEKFGTPGQHKEWLVPLAQGQLLGAYCLTEPEAGSDAAALSTTAARDGDAWVLNGSKAFITNGMSCDVYIVFARTDKGKDKARGISAFIVPQKSPGIKLGLNEKKMGIRSSDCCMVNLEDVRIPAGYILGKEGDGFKVAMASLDSGRVGIAAQAVGLAQGALEEAVKYSKQRVQFGQPISAFQAIQFKLSDMEVLTEAARLLVYSAARKKDLGQKYTKEAALAKLYASDVVMKVTQDALQIHGGNGYTQDYPVERMVRDAKVTEIYEGTSEIQRFIIARELLSA comes from the coding sequence ATGGACCACCTGCTGAGCGAACAGCAATTGGAAGTGAAGAAGGCGATACGCGATTTTGCCGAGGCGGAGATTCGCCCGACGGTGGCGCATCGCGATCAAACGAGCGGATATCCGACGGAGATCATCCGCAAGTTGGGCGAGCTGGGATTTATGGGTGTGAACACGCCGGAGCAGTTGGGCGGCGCCGGCATGGACGCGGTGACTTACGCGATCGTGGTGGAAGAGCTGGCGCGCGTGGACCCGGCGGTCGCGGTGGTGTGTTCCGTGAACAATTCACTGGTCTGCTATGGGCTGGAGAAATTCGGCACTCCCGGGCAGCACAAGGAATGGCTGGTTCCGCTGGCCCAGGGGCAGTTATTGGGCGCGTATTGCCTGACGGAGCCGGAGGCGGGCAGCGATGCGGCGGCCTTGAGTACGACCGCGGCGCGCGATGGCGACGCCTGGGTCTTGAACGGGAGCAAGGCTTTCATCACCAACGGCATGAGCTGCGATGTGTACATCGTGTTCGCGCGCACGGACAAGGGCAAGGACAAGGCCCGCGGGATCAGCGCGTTTATCGTTCCGCAGAAGTCGCCGGGGATCAAGCTTGGGTTGAACGAGAAGAAGATGGGAATTCGCTCTTCGGATTGCTGCATGGTGAATCTGGAGGACGTGCGGATTCCGGCGGGATACATCCTGGGCAAGGAGGGTGACGGCTTCAAGGTCGCCATGGCGTCGCTGGACTCGGGACGGGTGGGCATCGCGGCGCAGGCAGTTGGTTTGGCGCAGGGTGCGTTGGAGGAGGCGGTCAAGTATTCGAAGCAACGCGTGCAGTTCGGTCAACCGATCTCCGCGTTTCAGGCGATCCAGTTCAAGCTTTCCGACATGGAGGTGTTGACGGAAGCGGCGCGTTTGCTGGTGTACAGCGCGGCGCGGAAGAAGGACCTCGGTCAGAAGTACACGAAAGAGGCGGCGCTGGCCAAGCTCTATGCGTCGGATGTCGTCATGAAAGTAACGCAGGACGCGTTGCAGATTCACGGCGGCAATGGTTACACTCAGGACTATCCGGTGGAGCGCATGGTGCGCGACGCCAAGGTTACCGAGATTTACGAGGGCACGTCCGAAATTCAGCGCTTCATCATTGCGCGTGAGTTGCTTTCGGCGTAG
- a CDS encoding heavy metal-binding domain-containing protein, giving the protein MIITTTNTVDGKQVTQYLGVVTGEAILGANIFKDIFAGIRDIVGGRSAAWEGEIRKAREIALSEMGEAAQALGATAILGVDIDYETLGSGGSMMMVTATGTAVKLG; this is encoded by the coding sequence TTGATTATCACGACCACGAACACGGTGGATGGCAAGCAGGTCACGCAGTATCTCGGCGTCGTGACCGGCGAGGCGATTCTGGGGGCGAACATCTTCAAGGATATCTTCGCCGGGATTCGCGACATCGTCGGCGGCCGGAGCGCGGCGTGGGAAGGCGAAATTCGCAAGGCGCGGGAGATTGCGCTGAGCGAGATGGGCGAGGCCGCGCAGGCGCTCGGTGCGACGGCGATTTTGGGCGTGGATATTGATTACGAGACCCTGGGCTCGGGCGGATCGATGATGATGGTGACGGCGACCGGCACGGCGGTAAAACTGGGCTGA